Proteins encoded together in one Triticum dicoccoides isolate Atlit2015 ecotype Zavitan chromosome 7B, WEW_v2.0, whole genome shotgun sequence window:
- the LOC119341260 gene encoding uncharacterized protein LOC119341260, with amino-acid sequence MDWYAWLAKAGLTPAATYEYGLLFSENELEPGDAPDFDHDLLKSMGIAVAKHRLEILKLARKDAAAAAAASHSSSSAAARLARRAGRCIARCARRLGGGGAGGRRYSSSSVTVVPRICNGAAGDVVVRAGAVRRRSSVKKMVLMITDGGVGAGAGVRFSGSQKASLMFQDCAYEDEEEDGERCSDGGTAGGESEIKWDSMFQDLKPT; translated from the coding sequence ATGGACTGGTACGCGTGGCTGGCGAAGGCGGGGCTGACGCCGGCGGCGACCTACGAGTACGGGCTGCTCTTCAGCGAGAACGAGCTGGAGCCGGGCGACGCGCCGGACTTCGACCACGACCTGCTCAAGAGCATGGGCATCGCCGTCGCCAAGCACCGCCTCGAGATCCTCAAGCTCGCCAGgaaggacgccgccgccgccgccgccgcgtcccactcctcctcctccgcggccgccCGGCTCGCGCGCAGGGCCGGCAGGTGCATCGCGCGGTGCGCGCGCCGGCTGGGCGGCGGGGGCGCCGGCGGGAGGCGGTACTCCTCGTCCTCGGTCACCGTGGTGCCGAGGATCTGCAACGGCGCGGCGGGGGACGTCGTGGTCCGCGCCGGCGCCGTGCGGCGGAGGAGCAGCGTCAAGAAGATGGTGCTCATGATCACCGACGGCGgcgtcggcgccggcgccggcgtccGGTTCTCCGGGTCGCAGAAGGCCAGCCTCATGTTCCAGGACTGCGcgtacgaggacgaggaggaggacggggagcgGTGCTCCGACGGCGGCACGGCCGGCGGCGAGAGCGAGATCAAGTGGGACTCCATGTTCCAGGACCTCAAGCCGACGTGA